Proteins from a genomic interval of Marmota flaviventris isolate mMarFla1 chromosome 8, mMarFla1.hap1, whole genome shotgun sequence:
- the Pou1f1 gene encoding LOW QUALITY PROTEIN: pituitary-specific positive transcription factor 1 (The sequence of the model RefSeq protein was modified relative to this genomic sequence to represent the inferred CDS: substituted 1 base at 1 genomic stop codon) has protein sequence MNXMCLESSYIFLPVPSILSLIQTPKCSCTYFSVTTLGNTATGLHYSVPSCHYGNQPSTYGVMAGSLTPCLYKFPDHTLGHGFPALHQPLLAEDTTVSEFKQELRRKSKLVEEPIDMDSPEIRELEKFANEFKVRRIKLGYTQTNVGEALAAVHGSEFSQTTICRFENLQLSFKNACKLKAILSKWLEEAEQVGALYNEKVGANERKRKRRTTISIAAKDALERHFGEQNKPSSQEIMRMAEELNLEKEVVRVWFCNRRQREKRVKTSLNQSLFSVSKEHLECR, from the exons ATGAACTGAATGTGTCTTGAATCCTCATACATTTTCTTACCAGTCCCGTCTATTTTGTCTTTGATCCAAACTCCTAAATGTTCGTGCACATATTTCTCTGTGACAACGTTGGGAAATACAGCAACAGGACTTCATTATTCTGTTCCTTCCTGTCATTATGGAAACCAGCCATCAACCTATGGAGTGATGGCAG GTAGTTTAACTCCTTGCCTTTACAAATTTCCTGATCACACCCTGGGTCATGGGTTTCCTGCCCTCCACCAGCCTCTCTTGGCAGAGGACACCACAGTCTCTGAATTCAAGCAAGAACTCAGGCGGAAGAGCAAACTGGTTGAAGAACCAATAGACATGGATTCTCCAGAAATTCGAGAGCTTGAAAAGTTTGCCAATGAATTTAAAGTGAGGAGAATTAAGTTAG GATACACCCAAACAAACGTTGGGGAAGCCCTGGCAGCTGTGCATGGCTCTGAATTCAGTCAGACAACCATCTGCAGATTTGAAAACCTACAActcagttttaaaaatgcatgcaaACTAAAagcaatattatcaaaatggctgGAGGAAGCTGAGCAAGTAGGAG CTTTGTACAATGAAAAAGTGGGAGcaaatgaaaggaaaaggaaacggAGAACAACTATAAG TATTGCTGCTAAAGATGCTCTGGAGAGACACTTTGGAGAACAGAATAAGCCTTCCTCTCAGGAGATCATGCGGATGGCTGAAGAACTGAATCTTGAGAAAGAAGTAGTAAGAGTTTGGTTTTGCAACcgaaggcagagagaaaagagagtaAAGACAAGTCTGAATCaaagtctattttctgtttctaaggAGCATCTTGAGTGCAGATAA